The sequence ACTACAGTTATGGAAGTGGAAGGACAAGCTGACACACCAGATGGCTGTGTGACCACACAGAGAAACACCACCAGGCTGAAGAAATGGGACGATAGGAATCCCATGAATTTCAATGAAGATTAAGCCAAATCCTACATTGGGGAAAAATAACTCCACATGACAGTATGTTagaaaaatgagatttattttaaGGGCAACCACCCAGTGGAACAGCTGATCCAAGCAAGCTCTGGAGTCTCCATGCTTGGAAAAGCTCAAAAGCTGTGTAGACAGGGTACTGAGCAACTTGCACTACTGAACCAAACCTCCCATCTCAACTTTTCTGTAACTACCTATCTGCTTTGCAGTGACAGCACCGATGACTGACCTCATCTGGACTTACTATTTGTATCaagatttttaaagattttaaagattttttttaataccagcCCTGAACACTGATTCTCAAATTGCATTTTGTCACTTATTTTCATACtccaattattttaaaactttgtattttacttacattttaaaagcctGATTTGTTGTGGTTCTTGTAACtcatgaatatttttatataaaaagagAGACAGCAATTATGGCTATCTGGTATATTAAATTCAATTATCTGGAACAACAGATGATTCCAGAAAACATTCTCACTTGATTTTCCACTTCCTGAAGTTTGTGTCAACAAGCAACTCAGGTAGAAGTGGGCCCTGAAAAAGGAATATGGGTaggaagaaggaaacaaaacatatGCAGAAAGAGGCAGACATCTAGAAGCCACAAGGCTTGAAATAGGGTTTGGGGTCATGTAGAAATCATGACTGAGAGAAGGGAGAATTTGGACCAGACTGACAAGAGGACACAAGAACTAGCAATGAGCACATCACACTTTGTCCACATAACTTTTCATTTAATCTAGTAGTGTGTCATCCTTAACAGCAGACAACTTCACTTGCAAATGAACCCATTCTATTAAGTCAGCTATTAAACTACTAAAAAATTGGATAGGGAAAAAGGAAGTCCCAAATCTATGTCTGGTGTATGAATTTTACCACGAAATTTTGAATGCTATGAAGTATCAAAATTCTATTTCAAAAGAGATGCTGCCAAAGTCCAGCagtatttctgaagttcttctgaaaatgaaacatttgtaACAGCTGAAGTGGCAAAGCAGATGGAGTCATACTAAGCCATTTATCTACAATGCTGCGGATACTCCTAACTAACTGTAAGAAccaagaagaaaacacacagaaaatacgtaagttaaaataaatgctgctaCAACCTCTCAATTCAAGCACAAGGTCAACCAATAGTTTCAACATAGGTTTTCACAACTTTCAAAACCTAGAAGAATGCATGAAAACTATAACATTTCTTAACAAGGGTTCACTGACAAGTCTAAactcaaacagaaaataaacagaactgaCTTTCTGTCTAAAGAATATGGTAATAGGTGTTGCAGTAAACACAACTCTGTATCAATCTGCCTTAGAACATCTCAGCCTTAAGATATGGACAACAATACTTAAGTATGAGAAGCAAAGTCAGCACTGGAAAATGAACTAAACCCAAATCATTATGATTTCACCAACGTGACTAAAGAACTAAGCTATTTCAATAAAGCACACAGCCCTAAAGTGGAATTTACATTGTATAAGCTATCTGTAATTAACATTACTGGCACTTACCGACACGCTTTTAGAACTTCTGCTGAGCTGGGGTATATGGACACCGACATTGATGGTATGATCTGAGGACTAGGTTTGTGGCTAATCGGAGGAGGATCTGCTTTCACAGGGCTCTGAGAGTCCTCCAACCCCTCTCCGTTAACTGTATGTCCACTGTGAGGGCTGTTAAGGCTGGTAACACTGTTTGTGGTAGTCTGTTCAGTAGATTTTGGAGAAGGTGTTGCTGTGGAAATGGCTGAAGATGGTGAGGAGGCAATAGAATTCTCAGTCTTTGTATGAACAGCTGGATGAATGTTATTGACTTTGTCACAGGTTCCAGTACCCACATTGTTATTGGCTTTTCCCATCAACAAGGCAGAGAGCTGAGGATTGTCTGAACTAAGTAAACCTGGTGACTTAGAATCTCCATGGCTAGGGCTAGAAACAGCATCTGCCGTCACCTGATGGACATGATTAGGAAGTCCCTCTACACCGGCAGTGCTGTTAGGTGTCTCTCCAGAATGCCTGCTTGTTTCAGGCACTGCTGATGTGTTTCCTGAAGGCTTGCTCTCTTTGGTTAAGGTAATGCCTTGTTGTCCACCTGAGGTAGCAGTGTGAGAGGAGAGGTGATTGAGAGCAGCCCCCTGTGTTACTGAATTGCTAGGCGTGGCAGGATGTCCATTCTGATTCTGAATACCAGTGCCAGATGCCTGGAGATGCTGGGAAGGCCCAGTGGAAGAGAGAGGTCGTTCACCATTAGGACCTGCCAAATGTGAACTCTGACCTTTGTGAAGCCCCTGCAAAGGAAGgaatgaaagcagaagtgaatctcatttgaaatactgatatacaatatttgtaaatatttgaatactgaaaaaaattcctcctttGGCTTTACAAACATCTCAACAAACTACATGGAAAAACATACACGAATAAAGCAAGAGCGATGCAgcaacatattaaaaaaaaatgacacagaaTAGATTGTCTCCAAACTCCAAGGAGTAGAAGCCATTATGCTAGCAGACCAGATACCAGCTGAAAAGAAACTAATGCAACCACAAACAATTCTCAATATAAATTTTGCAGAATGtgctgaaattaaaatactcaATTTTCACACACCAAAATTTGCTCGACTGCTACATAAGAGGCTCACTATGCAACATCATTAATACTTACGTAACTAATGTGTTTCTAAAGCACTAAGCCTAACAACTAATGCAATGGGAGTAGAAATTTACATATGCATTGACAATGTATTATTTTAAGtctaaatgtttaaaattcaaataaacaaaagcctAATTCTCATCCTGAAGAGAAAGCTATTAAAAAGatcatttcaaattcatttatGTTATCATCACAGGATATCATTTTTTAGTATTAATACAAATAGTTCATCCTACTCTTCCACACAAGCCTTTacaaattttcactttttccttcacTTAAATCCAGCGATCTGCACTGTCCTGCGCTCAAAGCTTTTATGTAGATCCAagtagcttttctttcagtaacaGATCTTACATTGTTTTCTCAAACACTCTTCATTTGTTACTGAGCAGATGGCTAAAGTACCTGAGTTGAGTTCAACGATAAGAAAAGGGAGAGCATAAACGAAGCATGGCAACCACTCTGGCTCCATTGGTAACTACCACTTTTCCAAATGAATAcaagccaatgaattcaattcATTTCAACTTCAAAAGTCTAGTGATATACAACAGTGAAAAGACATAATTTCCTTCTAATGGCTGACACGAatcttttaaagaaacattGCAATCAatcatttaatgaaaacaaatgaaataatatcTCATGGAAAACCTAAGCTTTGACATTAACGGATGAATGAACAGTAGTAAAGAATGAACCCCATTTCCTAGCAAACAGGGCAAATCAATGACTGCAAACATGATGCATAAGTAGCTAATTTCAGGACAATGTATTACTATATAAAATACTTCATTACAAATTTCCAAGGATAGAAACAAATTGTTGCTGCAATGATCCCTTTAGCTATGTGCCAATATcattaacagttaaaaaaaaaaaaaaaaaaagaaatctgtaactTTTATATTTACTTCtaactaaattttattttgaattagGCACATTCTCACTCTGAAGGCTCCCAACTACGGCTAAGTCTGGTTTTCACTtaattttcatcagtgatgttGTATCTTCCAAAGGTCAAACACTTTTGGTAATTAAAAAATTGTGTTATGCATGTCACACTTTCATACATAATTTCTTAATATCCCTACGCCACTTAATCacttttaaatatacatatattttttaatcaggaaTTCATTTGGTACCTGTGGGAACATTAGACTCAGAAATTCTGCTGTGACACTGTTCCCTGAATACACTTCACACAGAACAAAGGTGTAATGGGTATAGTAAGTGGCAATACAACTTCCTTTGAAACAGTTATCCAAATTTTCCAAATGTGCATTTCACCATCAAAAAGAAGTCAGCTTCTACTACAACATATCATTCGCCTACTTTACGGACTATGGTAGCACAGACACCTCTTGTAAAAGTAGATTTTTTATACAATACAGAGGATAGAGAACAATGAATTTCAACAGCCATACCCCTTATCAAACTTATATATCATGTTAAACAGAATTGCTGACATACATTTTTTGAAAATCATGGGATAGTGCTCTTTTACTTTTGAATAGCCATGTTTTACACAAGATGTTCCGACAGTATCTCTGTTTTTGCTGCAGTTAACCAAGCATGTACCGCAACCCACTCCTTAAATGCCAACATTAGACTAAAAATGAAGTAATAACTAATCAAGAAATgtatgaggaagaaaacaatactCTATCAAGTTCTATAACTAATCTAACAAAACTGAATTAAGTCATTAAGAACATATTGCTACAGAAGACTTCATTAGGTCCACAAGATAAGTGTTAGTAGATACTTAGAAGACAGACATTTAGGCCGAAATTAAAAGATAAGCTCCACCTTCAAGTTCCAACACACAGATACACAAAATTTCCTTATACACTTTAATCACCATGGATTTTTACTGACAGAGTATTTTTCTGCAAGCGTGGGATTGACTGTTAGatgttaattttgaaaaatcataCGGAAAGAAAATATGGCCAATGATTACATAACAACAATATAATGTCAAAAATGACCACATTCCGTTTCCTATGAAATATATACACTCTTACTACACTAAAAGCAAATTCACAACATTTAACAATAAGGAAGCAACAAAAAGATGCACAAATATGTCTGGAAGATAAGGCATTTGAGCAGTATGAACTGTCCTATTTGATTTATGATCATTTATCTTGAGAGTAGTTGATCCAACGCATATActttaaacaacaaaatataacaggCAGACTTAAGCCTAGTctgttttatttgcatgtatatcatcaactacagaaaaaagaaaaagtgtgcTGACAAATGGGAGAATTCAAACAGTGCTTATTAAGCCTTCCTATTAAGTATGCTATGTTAGTAAACTGAGATAGTATACCTGAGTGGAGTTAGATAGTTGGTTTTTCCACGGCTCCTCTGCGCTGCTGGTCAGGTTTGTGCGGTTATGAGGTAGAGAGAGTGCGTTTTGCTGCAGGTAAGGCACGTTTCCATTACTTCCACTTTCTGTTATGTGATTATTGCCTATCAAAATAGTGTCTGTACTACTCAGCGttcttgctgtgctgcagggaataGGGCCTGCTGGAAAGGGTCCATTAGccataggctgcccagggcaggcCGGACGGATTCCACGCTGAGCGACATTAGGCACTCTGGTTAGAGCAACCTGTGGCTGCTGACCAGAGACAGAGTTTGTAGGCAGTGATGAATCAGCTGTTGGCCCATTAGGAATTCCAGTAGATCGTACCTGTGCAACTCCTGTTTGTCTCATCTAATGAAGGATGAACAAAGCACAAGGATGTTAGCTATAGAACTTAAGGCTACAGAATTTAAGAAGTAAAGATCATATTAGGCTTGTGTATTTTATATTGCACTTTTCAATTTCAACTGTATACTGATTTTGACATCTTCCCAGTCGCATTTGAGAAGTAAGATGACTGTCATGCTCACAAACTCGCTGAGTGAATTTTAAGGTAAAGCTATTGGCACACCTTTCTTCTAGGCTCTTCAGTTTGACTGTTAGCATTATACTGCTAAAGTTGGACACTAAGAGAGAGAGAAGCGAATAATGAAAGCATGAGATAAAAAGCTGTGATATGGCTCACTGCAAGTGTTTTTCAACTCATACTGCTTTTACATGCATTCACTCACTTCAGTTTGAAAATGTAGCTTGAAATGTTTTACACTATCTGGTACCCCtataataaaatacagctaAAACCATTAACTTTCACAAGAAAATCACACTTAAACTTTGCATGAAAAAGATGACAATGTTAGATCACAAAGGGCATGAGAACTCTGTACAATACAAAACCTTAAGAAttcaaaaaacacaacagatgCCATCATCAATAAAAGTTTtgtagaacagaaaaatatttttgttctcacTTGCTGGTGTTGCTGCATCAAGACAAACTGActctccagctgctccagcatAAGTTTCTGTGCTGGATTTAAATTATTTCGGTTTGCACGTAGCTGTTCcaagtgctgaaaaaaatcaaccagTATAGTTTAGAATCATCACCATAAACGTATGCCATTTTTAATGACCTTCTTGAATACATTACTGAAATTTATTCAGGAAGACAAGACTTGCAAAGCTAAAGACAAGATCAAGATTTCTGCTGCAGACTAAAACATCTTTCCATAAACTATTTTGTAACCAAACTTTATTAGCTGTTACTAAAGGTAAAGAAATCttcagaattattattattagagtATATCTCATCACCACTTCATTAAAATTAAGAGAACTGGTACTGTTAAGAAAACTACATTAATGTATGATTATTCAGAATTCCTATTATCATTATGTATGCTTTAACATTTTTGTACTGTTCTATTCTTATAACAACATTGCTCAGTATGAAGTAAATTCAGTCTTACAGTCACACTTGAAATCTCCTCCAGAAAACACATAAAATTCAGAACACTATGCAACTTAACTATGGAAAGAAGTATCTGAAGATACGACCCTTAAATAATTTACAACTAAAATTCAAGTATTTGTTACCCAAAACCTGgtctttgcattccttttaaACTACTCTCCAC is a genomic window of Meleagris gallopavo isolate NT-WF06-2002-E0010 breed Aviagen turkey brand Nicholas breeding stock chromosome 1, Turkey_5.1, whole genome shotgun sequence containing:
- the LOC100539898 gene encoding lysine-specific demethylase 6A isoform X4, translated to MINQFTFFLLQRKYHSAKEAYEQLLQIENLPAQVKATVLQQLGWMHHTVDQLGDKATKESYAIQYLQKSLEADPNSGQSWYFLGRCYSSIGKVQDAFISYRQSIDKSEASADTWCSIGVLYQQQNQPMDALQAYICAVQLDHGHAAAWMDLGTLYESCNQPQDAIKCYLNATRSKNCSNTSALAARIKYLQAQLCNLPQGSLQNKTKLLPSIEEAWSLPIPAELTSRQGAMNTAQQNTSDVWSSGHTVSHPPVQQQIHSWCLTPQKLQHLEQLRANRNNLNPAQKLMLEQLESQFVLMQQHQQMRQTGVAQVRSTGIPNGPTADSSLPTNSVSGQQPQVALTRVPNVAQRGIRPACPGQPMANGPFPAGPIPCSTARTLSSTDTILIGNNHITESGSNGNVPYLQQNALSLPHNRTNLTSSAEEPWKNQLSNSTQGLHKGQSSHLAGPNGERPLSSTGPSQHLQASGTGIQNQNGHPATPSNSVTQGAALNHLSSHTATSGGQQGITLTKESKPSGNTSAVPETSRHSGETPNSTAGVEGLPNHVHQVTADAVSSPSHGDSKSPGLLSSDNPQLSALLMGKANNNVGTGTCDKVNNIHPAVHTKTENSIASSPSSAISTATPSPKSTEQTTTNSVTSLNSPHSGHTVNGEGLEDSQSPVKADPPPISHKPSPQIIPSMSVSIYPSSAEVLKACRNLGKNGLSNSSILLDKCPPPRPPPPPYPPLPKDKLNPPTPSIYLENKRDAFFPPLHQFCTNPNNPVTVIRGLAGALKLGNFNLVMFSL
- the LOC100539898 gene encoding lysine-specific demethylase 6A isoform X5; amino-acid sequence: MINQFTFFLLQRKYHSAKEAYEQLLQIENLPAQVKATVLQQLGWMHHTVDQLGDKATKESYAIQYLQKSLEADPNSGQSWYFLGRCYSSIGKVQDAFISYRQSIDKSEASADTWCSIGVLYQQQNQPMDALQAYICAVQLDHGHAAAWMDLGTLYESCNQPQDAIKCYLNATRSKNCSNTSALAARIKYLQAQLCNLPQGSLQNKTKLLPSIEEAWSLPIPAELTSRQGAMNTAQQACKPHHPNTEPVLGLTQTPISQQSLPLHMIPSSQVDDLTSPAKRKRTSSPTKNTSDVWSSGHTVSHPPVQQQIHSWCLTPQKLQHLEQLRANRNNLNPAQKLMLEQLESQFVLMQQHQQMRQTGVAQVRSTGIPNGPTADSSLPTNSVSGQQPQVALTRVPNVAQRGIRPACPGQPMANGPFPAGPIPCSTARTLSSTDTILIGNNHITESGSNGNVPYLQQNALSLPHNRTNLTSSAEEPWKNQLSNSTQGLHKGQSSHLAGPNGERPLSSTGPSQHLQASGTGIQNQNGHPATPSNSVTQGAALNHLSSHTATSGGQQGITLTKESKPSGNTSAVPETSRHSGETPNSTAGVEGLPNHVHQVTADAVSSPSHGDSKSPGLLSSDNPQLSALLMGKANNNVGTGTCDKVNNIHPAVHTKTENSIASSPSSAISTATPSPKSTEQTTTNSVTSLNSPHSGHTVNGEGLEDSQSPVKADPPPISHKPSPQIIPSMSVSIYPSSAEVLKACRILVVIQEQRNIRGMEVVCLFKGRSNY
- the LOC100539898 gene encoding lysine-specific demethylase 6A isoform X1 — protein: MINQFTFFLLQRKYHSAKEAYEQLLQIENLPAQVKATVLQQLGWMHHTVDQLGDKATKESYAIQYLQKSLEADPNSGQSWYFLGRCYSSIGKVQDAFISYRQSIDKSEASADTWCSIGVLYQQQNQPMDALQAYICAVQLDHGHAAAWMDLGTLYESCNQPQDAIKCYLNATRSKNCSNTSALAARIKYLQAQLCNLPQGSLQNKTKLLPSIEEAWSLPIPAELTSRQGAMNTAQQACKPHHPNTEPVLGLTQTPISQQSLPLHMIPSSQVDDLTSPAKRKRTSSPTKNTSDVWSSGHTVSHPPVQQQIHSWCLTPQKLQHLEQLRANRNNLNPAQKLMLEQLESQFVLMQQHQQMRQTGVAQVRSTGIPNGPTADSSLPTNSVSGQQPQVALTRVPNVAQRGIRPACPGQPMANGPFPAGPIPCSTARTLSSTDTILIGNNHITESGSNGNVPYLQQNALSLPHNRTNLTSSAEEPWKNQLSNSTQGLHKGQSSHLAGPNGERPLSSTGPSQHLQASGTGIQNQNGHPATPSNSVTQGAALNHLSSHTATSGGQQGITLTKESKPSGNTSAVPETSRHSGETPNSTAGVEGLPNHVHQVTADAVSSPSHGDSKSPGLLSSDNPQLSALLMGKANNNVGTGTCDKVNNIHPAVHTKTENSIASSPSSAISTATPSPKSTEQTTTNSVTSLNSPHSGHTVNGEGLEDSQSPVKADPPPISHKPSPQIIPSMSVSIYPSSAEVLKACRNLGKNGLSNSSILLDKCPPPRPPPPPYPPLPKDKLNPPTPSIYLENKRDAFFPPLHQFCTNPNNPVTVIRGLAGALKLGNFNLVMFSL
- the LOC100539898 gene encoding lysine-specific demethylase 6A isoform X2; the protein is MINQFTFFLLQRKYHSAKEAYEQLLQIENLPAQVKATVLQQLGWMHHTVDQLGDKATKESYAIQYLQKSLEADPNSGQSWYFLGRCYSSIGKVQDAFISYRQSIDKSEASADTWCSIGVLYQQQNQPMDALQAYICAVQLDHGHAAAWMDLGTLYESCNQPQDAIKCYLNATRSKNCSNTSALAARIKYLQAQLCNLPQGSLQNKTKLLPSIEEAWSLPIPAELTSRQGAMNTAQQACKPHHPNTEPVLGLTQTPISQQSLPLHMIPSSQVDDLTSPAKRKRTSSPTKNTSDVWSSGHTVSHPPVQQQIHSWCLTPQKLQHLEQLRANRNNLNPAQKLMLEQLESQFVLMQQHQQMRQTGVAQVRSTGIPNGPTADSSLPTNSVSGQQPQVALTRVPNVAQRGIRPACPGQPMANGPFPAGPIPCSTARTLSSTDTILIGNNHITESGSNGNVPYLQQNALSLPHNRTNLTSSAEEPWKNQLSNSTQGLHKGQSSHLAGPNGERPLSSTGPSQHLQASGTGIQNQNGHPATPSNSVTQGAALNHLSSHTATSGGQQGITLTKESKPSGNTSAVPETSRHSGETPNSTAGVEGLPNHVHQVTADAVSSPSHGDSKSPGLLSSDNPQLSALLMGKANNNVGTGTCDKVNNIHPAVHTKTENSIASSPSSAISTATPSPKSTEQTTTNSVTSLNSPHSGHTVNGEGLEDSQSPVKADPPPISHKPSPQIIPSMSVSIYPSSAEVLKACRRIFLTVHKRLFWLAGKLFDGCKGTLFLASKLHWGKSFKNKILNVVVSQSKPCLNVFCSVTEKQIEKYLRVKKKITYILVVAFREGEG
- the LOC100539898 gene encoding lysine-specific demethylase 6A isoform X3; the protein is MINQFTFFLLQRKYHSAKEAYEQLLQIENLPAQVKATVLQQLGWMHHTVDQLGDKATKESYAIQYLQKSLEADPNSGQSWYFLGRCYSSIGKVQDAFISYRQSIDKSEASADTWCSIGVLYQQQNQPMDALQAYICAVQLDHGHAAAWMDLGTLYESCNQPQDAIKCYLNATRSKNCSNTSALAARIKYLQACKPHHPNTEPVLGLTQTPISQQSLPLHMIPSSQVDDLTSPAKRKRTSSPTKNTSDVWSSGHTVSHPPVQQQIHSWCLTPQKLQHLEQLRANRNNLNPAQKLMLEQLESQFVLMQQHQQMRQTGVAQVRSTGIPNGPTADSSLPTNSVSGQQPQVALTRVPNVAQRGIRPACPGQPMANGPFPAGPIPCSTARTLSSTDTILIGNNHITESGSNGNVPYLQQNALSLPHNRTNLTSSAEEPWKNQLSNSTQGLHKGQSSHLAGPNGERPLSSTGPSQHLQASGTGIQNQNGHPATPSNSVTQGAALNHLSSHTATSGGQQGITLTKESKPSGNTSAVPETSRHSGETPNSTAGVEGLPNHVHQVTADAVSSPSHGDSKSPGLLSSDNPQLSALLMGKANNNVGTGTCDKVNNIHPAVHTKTENSIASSPSSAISTATPSPKSTEQTTTNSVTSLNSPHSGHTVNGEGLEDSQSPVKADPPPISHKPSPQIIPSMSVSIYPSSAEVLKACRNLGKNGLSNSSILLDKCPPPRPPPPPYPPLPKDKLNPPTPSIYLENKRDAFFPPLHQFCTNPNNPVTVIRGLAGALKLGNFNLVMFSL